In Vibrio fluvialis, the DNA window CTTTGAGTAACGACTCCCACTGGTATTGATAGGAGTCGAGCGGCTTGCCATTTCGCTCAAACACCAATTCGGTATCCGGATTTTGCTCATGCCAAGCCTGTAACATGGTATACACCGTGTTATTGAGTGGAATGGTGCGTTTGTTTTTCGATTTGGCATTCTCAGAGCGAATGGTCAAATACCTGTCTTCCATGTTGATGTGTGACCACTTAAGCGACAACATTTCGCCTTTGCGCATACCTGTATTGAGTGCCAGTACAATCAACGGCTCTAAGAAATCCACATAGCGCTGTGACACTAGCCTTTGGGCGCGCTTACCATACCTTTGCAATGCTTCGTCTTTTAAACGCACATCACGCGCATTCAGGCTATCCAGCAAGGCCGCTTCTTCACTCACCGACAGGTAACGAATCCGCTTGTTATCAATGCGAGGGATTTTCACATTATCAAGAGAGTGAGAATCGATAAAACCCCACTCCACCGCTCGATTAAATACCGCTCTTAAGCGGTTATAGGCATAGGAAATAGTGGCGGGGGCGCGACCTGCTTTGCTTCGTTCGGCCACCCACTGCTGAATGTCCCAAGCGGTAATATCGACCAGTGGCTTAGTGGATAAATGTTTGAAGTTGCTTTGAATGCACATCAACGACTTTTGCGCCGTTTTTGCATTAATCGACATGAGATAGGCGGAATAATGTTCCTCTAGGAATTTACTCAGTGTCAGGCTGTTGCGCTGCTCTCGCTTTTTGGCTTCATGGCGAGTGACTTGAACATCTTCCCCTGCCGCGACTTGCCCTGCTTTTTCTTTGGCTAAGTCTCGCGCTTGCGCTGGCGTTAAAGCATTAGCTGAACCGAGCAAGAAATTGCGCTGCTTACCGTGAATTCGATAGTAGAGGTAATACTTAACCACCCCTTTGGGGGAAATCCGCGCATGAAATCCGCTGATTTCCGTGTCGTTCAATCGCTCGTCCGCGATGGTGAGATTTTTGATAGAGCTGGCGGTAATTTTCTGCTTGATAGCCATGACACGGATTCCCTGTGTAGCGATTATGTAGCAGAATTATTGTATACACAGGCATTTAAATGAACAACAATAAACAACCAATCAATAGTTAAGACATTGATTTAGATTACATTAAATATCTTTTCTGTTCTTTGTTGTTTACCGAGTAACACACGCCAATCCCAGCGTTAAGGGGTAATTGCCGTATAAACCAACCTCCCGCAGACCACTTTCCCCCCCCAAACTCACTGCAAACTAAAAATGCCACGCGGCATGAATCCCTCTTGAACGCTTTGTTATTCGCTTGTTCCACGGTTCAATCTGCCTATTGCAGCACGTAATTTGGTCACTTTAAGCTCTGTGAGTATCACTATGACGAAACTCAACACAGAAAATGTTACTAGGACAAAGTCTAATAAATTACCGCCACTAGCTTGATTGATGCCGTATAAACCAAACAGCAAAAAGAAACTAGCTAATATCGATAGTACTGTGTCATTCGTTTTAATTTTGTACTTATCGGCAGCTATATCTTTGCTTATTGATACAAAATTCGAAAGCCCTTCGAGCTTAACTACAATTTTGCTGTTTCTAAGCTTGGCGTTGAAACCATCGCTCTGTAATACCCCTACTAAATCATCCATAATTGCTGTCTCCATTTCTATTTTGGCGCATAACGCCCGCTTAAGTGGTGAGCAACACTACCACGAAACTTGCTTATTGCACCGTAAACACAAAAGCCAATTAAAACCAAAACCGCCGAGCGTTGCGAATCCGTCTTAAAGCGTTTGTTATGTGCCTTTATCTGCTATATGTGTAAAGTACACATTTATAACTGCGGAAATAAACAATAGAAATGCGATGGTTTGCTGAATGCGAGCCATCCTAATACTGTCACGGTGCTTTCGTTCCTCTCTTTGATATGCCGAAAGTGTATTCAGAGCCTGTGGGTTCACAGTTATGTTAGACAGATAGAGAACTTCATCTTTAAAACTAACATCTCCACTTTCTTGTAAGGCTAATAGTTTCCAGCGCAAGTCCATGTTATGGGTATAGTCAGTTCTTTTTTCCGAGCTGTTCCCATAGATTTCACGCTTTAGTGCATAGAAATTGACTTCATTTGACGCATCTCTATGTTTCAGAACCACACTTAATAATTCAAATTTTTCGTAATAACTAATCGTTTTTTTATCTCGACTTTGTTCGAAAAACCACTTAACACGATTAATACCAAGCACATTATAAATATAAGCACTAAGCAACGTTGTATACTCTAATTGCCATAAGCGATAATGATGTTTAATCAACAAGTCGTATTGAGACAGCTGAGAGAACGGTATCTTGTGAGTTTCAGCATCATCACTGTCAGGGTCTGGATAATGGAAAGTTAGGACATTTTCACCTTCAATTGATTCCAGATAATATTTCTTCGAATCCTTAGTCCAGATAAAGTACATATCGTTATTTTCCAATGACGATTTAGAGCCAAGATAAACCCGTTCTCTAGCTTTAAATTTAACTAAAGACTTTAGCAAAAATTTTTTGAACATAGTTCTCCTTTGACGCTTTGGCACATAACAGCTTATTCGTGCGCATGCGCGTTTACCTTGTTGGACCAGTGAAAACGCCCACAGTTAACTATTTGTATGTAATGAACTTATCAGCATTTTGCTAAATTCACCATCTGGAAAAACGCGCATGTGCGTTTCCCAAACCTATTATCTACCCCATAGGTTTTATAATTGCATGATTTTAATAAAATTTTCTCATATTGAAATGTGAAAACACGCACGAAGTTGGGATGTGATCGTCATGATTTCAATATGACTGTATGCCGGTCCAGCTTTTAGGCATTTCAAAGAATTGCAAAATTTAAGTAAATTGGATGAAAACTCCTAGGCGAGAAAGTCTGGGTTTGACTGCGCCACAGACAATGGGTCAACTCGCTTTGGGGCATAACCAAGCCAACACTAACCTCGCTATCTTAGGGCAACAAAAATGAGTTGCAGAAGCCGATGTAGTGAGTAATCGATGTGTCGCCACGCGCGTACTTTGCGATGGCCTATTCAACACCAAGAATAAAAAAAGCGAACCCGAAGGTTCGCTTAAGCATCGTCAGAGTGTGGAGCAAACTAAACGATTACAACATCGCGACTGATTGTTGAGCAATCACGAATTCTTCATTGGTTGGAATGACCATAGCGATAGCGTTCATCATATCGGACTTCGCGACAATACCGGCATTACCAAAACGTGCGTCTTCGTTGCCTTTTGCATCTTCAACGAAACCGAACACGGATAGATAGTTCAGGATTTCGCGGCGGATTGGCAGCGAGTTCTCACCGATGCCCCCAGTGAAAATGATGCCATCCACACGACCCAGCGGGATCATGTAAGAGGCAATGTATTTCGCAACGCGGTAGGTAAACACTTCAAACGCCAGTTTCGCGCCTTCGTGCCCCTGTTCCATCGCTTCCAGAACGCCACGCGCATCAGAAGTCAGGCCAGATACACCAAGGAAACCCGATTTTTTGTAGAGCGTTTCGAACACTTGTTCTTTGGTCCAGCCTTTCTTAAGCAGGAACTCGATGATGCCAGGGTCGATGTCGCCAGAACGGGTACCCATCATCAGGCCAGCTTGTGGGGTGAAGCCCATCGAGGTATCAACACTCTGACCATCGCGGATGGCACAAACTGACGCACCGTTGCCCAGGTGAACTGAAATCACGTTGGTGTCGTTGACGTCTTTGCCGAGCATCTTGGCGGCTTCGCGGCTTACGTAGTAGTGGCTGGTACCATGGAAACCGTAACGGCGGATAGCGTACTGTTTGTACAGTTCAGTCGGGATTGCACCGCTGTACGCTTTTTTCGGCATGGTTTGGTGGAATGCGGTATCGAACACAGCAAACTGTGGCAGCGTCGGGAATGCTTTAACCGCAGCACGGATACCTTTCACGTGTGCCGGGTTGTGCAACGGCGCCAGGTCAGCCAGTTGTTCAATTTCGTCGATTACGTTGTCGTCAATGCGCACGGTGGACGTGAAGTGCTCACCACCGTGAACGATACGGTGACCTACAGCCACGATGTCGTTGGTAAAGCCAAGGGTATCAACCAGTTTTACAATGCGGTCTACCGCGTACTGGTGATGGTTTTCTGGGGTACTAATGGCTTCTTCGGTTTTCTGACCCTGATATTTCCAGCTGATGACCGCTTCCGGCAAACCAAAACATTCGCCAAGACCCGACACCAAAGCATCACCGCTCTTTGAATCAATGACTGCGAATTTAAGTGAGGAGCTACCTGAGTTGATGACCAACACATACGAGTTCGACATGGGGTTGTATCCTGTTTCCGACTGAGAGTTCGAAGCCTGCGCTTCTCCATTTACAGACTCCCATTATTCAATAATTTTTGAATCTTTCAACTTTGTTTTAGTCTTTTATGTGATGGAAACGTTTTTTTGTTGATCTTTGACAATGATTGATTTTTTTTGAGGTTGGAAATATTTCCATCAATCACAGTTCAGTGAATAAAAAAGAGCTCCGTCATTGCTGAAGGAGCCCTTGTTGCCTAGCTTAGCTGATGTTGTTATGAATAATATTTTGTATTTTATGCAACCAGAATCTCATTCCAGTCGAGTGTGATCGGTTCACGACGCGCGAACATGACAATGTGTTCATTGATGATCGACTGCTGCACGGCGACTTTCTCGGCACTGTCACTCTGGCAGACGAAGATCAGGCGCTGCTGTTCATCATCAAGTGAAAGCGTTGTCACACCGGATGGAAATTCCACGCGGCCTTGTACTTCATCCCAGCTGGCCGGCACTTTACGGGCAAAGTGACGACACAAGGTGACAAGGTATTTGGCGACATGTTCAGAACGTAATTCGGCTTTAGATTGGTATTGCATAAAATATCCTTGATGTTGCCCGCCTCGCAGCGGGCAAAAGGGTTAGAACTGGTAAGATGCGGAAATCTTGAAGCTGCGACCCGGTTCGTAATCATCCATGGCACCTGCGCGGGCATTCGCGCCAGTGCGTGATGCGTGTGATACGTACAGTTCGTCAAAGATGTTGTCGATACCGAAGGTTACCGTCAGGTCAGGCACGGCGTAAGGCATCCACTGCGCATACAGGTTGTGCGTGTCATACCCTTCTTTCTTATCGCTGTTCTCTTCCACATTGGTTTCATCCAGCACCACGATTGACGTCCAGCCAAACAAGGTATCGATTGAATCCACGTGATAGCCCAGGTTCAGAGCAATGCTGTCGCCCATGTCGGCGCTGCGGCCGTTGGCATCCAGCATCGGACCGCCGGTTGATTTGTCTTCGGTGTCTGAACGTGAGTAAGACAGGCGAGAGCTGAACGCTTGGTATGCGTAGGTCGCACTCACTTCAAAACCTTTAATCACTACATCACCTGTATTTTCAAAGCGATAGCCGTCTACCGCGCTATCCCAGGTTTGCATAATGTAATCGTCGATTTCGGTGCGGAATACCGTCAGGTTCGCAGCCACAAAGTGATCATCAATGCGCTTGTCAAAGCGTACACCACCCTGAGTGTTCAGACCGGTTTCTGCTTTGATGTCATCCGCCAAATAAGATGTCTGTTGATACATCACGAAGGTTTCCAACAGCTCAGGCGCTTTAAACAGCGAGCGAGCATTGGCAAACAGCGTCCAGTCTGAATTCACTGCCCATTCGGTGCCCAGAGACCAGGTCACGTCATCGAAGTTGTTGGTTTCATTCACCGCTTTGCGCTTCACGTCGTCGTAACGCAGACCAGCGGTAATGTTCCAGCTCTCGGTCAGTGACAGGGTGTTCTCAGCAAAAATAGCGTTCGACAGGCGAGATTCATCCATGTAAGACGAACCGGCGTAAGAGCTCTTACTGGTTTGATCGACGACATCGGCACCGTAGACCACGCGGTTGTCCAGGTTCAGCAATTGGTAATCCGACTGGAACTTCGCGTTCAGACCCACGTTACGGTTGGTCGCCGTATTGGTATCTTTCGGACGCGGCCAACGACCGGTCACTTTGCTTTCGTCACGTTCGATTTCGGTTTCGCTGCTGTAAAGCGTTACCGTACCGCTGTGTTTCTCTTTGGTCAGTTTGTATGATGCAGTGACAGTGTCACGGTTGTATTTGGTTGGCAGCAGGTCATCAGCAGTCAGGTTGGTGTTCGCTGAACCGTTCATGTCCGGGCGCGGGCTGTAATCGCCTTCATCGCGATACAGGTCATACGCCAGTTGGAAACGGTGGCCGGCCGCTGGTTCATAACCCACTTTACCCAGAATATTGTAGGTATCGCCTTTAACGCCAAAGGTTTCATCGCCATTGCCGTCTTCAAAATTGTCACGAGCAATGCCTTGTGCGTACAACATGGCATCAACATCGTCGCTCAGCTGACCATAAACGGTTACCGAACCTTGCTCGCTGGCGTTCGAGTTGTAGCCGCCAAAAACGCGTACACCGAATTGTTCGTCACCGCGCAGCAGATCTTTCGCGTTCTTGGTTTCAAAATACACCGCACCGCCAAGACCACTTTGCGTCACCGAGTTGTTACCAACCTGAATATCGGCCGATTTCAGAATGTCTGGGTTAAGAGTCAGGTTGCCGATGTGGTGGAACATGTTGGCGTGTTGTGAAGCACCATCAAGACTAATATCCAGGTCCGTTTCGTTCAGACCACGAATGTTGATACGCTGGTTGACTGAATGTGTGCCGCCGACATCCACACCAGGAATATCACGCAGCAGGTCGGACATATGGTCAGCCTGCTTAACTGACAGATCATCCGTACCCAGAGATTCTGAGCTACTGGACACTTTGGTTCCCCACACCACAACATTGTCGGTCTGAGTCTCTTCTTGCTGGGCAAAAGCCATATTGCTCAGCGCCGCACTGATCGCCAAACATACCACTGACTTGTGAATAGAACGCATTTTCTTACATTCCTTATATTTTAGTTATGAAAATACAAATGATAATAATTCGCAAGCATGGTAGAGTGACGCACTCAGAATGAGAAGATGAATAGGTTATGCAAAATCGCATAACGCTTATGAGAAATAACCGTATGTCACTCAGTCAACGTCAGGAAATGATTCCGAAAAAGGTCACGATGACCCGAAAACTGCAGCAGGATGATAAGCAGATTATTATTAGCCACGGCCAGCGACAGGCGGCCGCACTGGCAGAAGGATCGTACATCAATTACGCCAACGAAGGCGCATTTATGCTGCATGGCGGAATAAGCCACGAGCTGACGAACTCCAATGTGGTCGCCACGACGCCTGCATCGGTCATCATCACGCTGCTGCTTGAGGGCAGTTTGATTTTTGGCTATGACGATTTGGAGTTTAATTTAGAGGCGAGCAAGCAGGCTCAGGGCGTGATTGTCAATTTCACTCAGCCAGCGAGCTTTCGCCGCCGTCTGCAAAAGGACAATCACGTCGTTAAACTCAACATCATTCTGGATCAGG includes these proteins:
- a CDS encoding TonB-dependent siderophore receptor, encoding MRSIHKSVVCLAISAALSNMAFAQQEETQTDNVVVWGTKVSSSSESLGTDDLSVKQADHMSDLLRDIPGVDVGGTHSVNQRINIRGLNETDLDISLDGASQHANMFHHIGNLTLNPDILKSADIQVGNNSVTQSGLGGAVYFETKNAKDLLRGDEQFGVRVFGGYNSNASEQGSVTVYGQLSDDVDAMLYAQGIARDNFEDGNGDETFGVKGDTYNILGKVGYEPAAGHRFQLAYDLYRDEGDYSPRPDMNGSANTNLTADDLLPTKYNRDTVTASYKLTKEKHSGTVTLYSSETEIERDESKVTGRWPRPKDTNTATNRNVGLNAKFQSDYQLLNLDNRVVYGADVVDQTSKSSYAGSSYMDESRLSNAIFAENTLSLTESWNITAGLRYDDVKRKAVNETNNFDDVTWSLGTEWAVNSDWTLFANARSLFKAPELLETFVMYQQTSYLADDIKAETGLNTQGGVRFDKRIDDHFVAANLTVFRTEIDDYIMQTWDSAVDGYRFENTGDVVIKGFEVSATYAYQAFSSRLSYSRSDTEDKSTGGPMLDANGRSADMGDSIALNLGYHVDSIDTLFGWTSIVVLDETNVEENSDKKEGYDTHNLYAQWMPYAVPDLTVTFGIDNIFDELYVSHASRTGANARAGAMDDYEPGRSFKISASYQF
- a CDS encoding acetate/propionate family kinase, whose protein sequence is MSNSYVLVINSGSSSLKFAVIDSKSGDALVSGLGECFGLPEAVISWKYQGQKTEEAISTPENHHQYAVDRIVKLVDTLGFTNDIVAVGHRIVHGGEHFTSTVRIDDNVIDEIEQLADLAPLHNPAHVKGIRAAVKAFPTLPQFAVFDTAFHQTMPKKAYSGAIPTELYKQYAIRRYGFHGTSHYYVSREAAKMLGKDVNDTNVISVHLGNGASVCAIRDGQSVDTSMGFTPQAGLMMGTRSGDIDPGIIEFLLKKGWTKEQVFETLYKKSGFLGVSGLTSDARGVLEAMEQGHEGAKLAFEVFTYRVAKYIASYMIPLGRVDGIIFTGGIGENSLPIRREILNYLSVFGFVEDAKGNEDARFGNAGIVAKSDMMNAIAMVIPTNEEFVIAQQSVAML
- a CDS encoding DUF2218 domain-containing protein — its product is MQYQSKAELRSEHVAKYLVTLCRHFARKVPASWDEVQGRVEFPSGVTTLSLDDEQQRLIFVCQSDSAEKVAVQQSIINEHIVMFARREPITLDWNEILVA
- a CDS encoding site-specific integrase, producing the protein MAIKQKITASSIKNLTIADERLNDTEISGFHARISPKGVVKYYLYYRIHGKQRNFLLGSANALTPAQARDLAKEKAGQVAAGEDVQVTRHEAKKREQRNSLTLSKFLEEHYSAYLMSINAKTAQKSLMCIQSNFKHLSTKPLVDITAWDIQQWVAERSKAGRAPATISYAYNRLRAVFNRAVEWGFIDSHSLDNVKIPRIDNKRIRYLSVSEEAALLDSLNARDVRLKDEALQRYGKRAQRLVSQRYVDFLEPLIVLALNTGMRKGEMLSLKWSHINMEDRYLTIRSENAKSKNKRTIPLNNTVYTMLQAWHEQNPDTELVFERNGKPLDSYQYQWESLLKEAGIENFRFHDLRHHFASKLVMKEADLNVVRELLGHADLKMTLRYAHLAPEHKASAVNLIG